A single region of the Marinobacter salinus genome encodes:
- the prmA gene encoding 50S ribosomal protein L11 methyltransferase: MPWIQLQIPADPDNADQLEDLLMEMGADAVSMEDAADQPLYEPDPGTTPLWSHTTVTGLFQSDRDIDQLCADIRDAWHQQSQQSLAEIDVTLVEDKDWARAWMEDFHPLKFGERLWIVPSWHEAPDPGAANLMLDPGLAFGTGTHPTTALCLEWLDGHEVQGKQVIDYGCGSGILGLAALLLGCDHVVGVDTDPQALEASRENARRNGVDESKLDLYLPEDEPDTKADVMLANILAQPLISLAPHLAALTRPGGDIVLSGILAYQARDVMDAYEPWFVMDEPEQREDWIRLTGRRNDR; this comes from the coding sequence ATGCCGTGGATACAACTCCAGATCCCGGCTGATCCGGACAATGCGGACCAGCTTGAAGATCTGCTCATGGAGATGGGCGCGGATGCCGTCTCCATGGAAGATGCCGCCGACCAGCCTCTTTACGAACCAGATCCGGGAACAACGCCGTTGTGGAGCCATACGACGGTCACCGGCCTGTTCCAGTCCGACCGGGACATCGATCAGCTATGTGCGGACATCCGCGACGCCTGGCACCAGCAAAGCCAGCAGAGCCTCGCAGAAATAGACGTCACACTGGTTGAAGACAAAGACTGGGCGCGAGCCTGGATGGAGGACTTCCACCCCCTGAAGTTTGGCGAGCGGCTCTGGATTGTTCCCAGTTGGCACGAAGCACCGGACCCGGGTGCCGCCAACCTGATGCTTGACCCCGGCCTTGCATTCGGCACCGGTACTCACCCGACCACAGCACTTTGCCTGGAATGGCTTGACGGCCATGAGGTTCAGGGCAAGCAGGTTATCGATTACGGCTGCGGTTCCGGTATTCTCGGGCTGGCGGCCCTGCTACTGGGGTGCGACCATGTGGTCGGCGTCGATACCGACCCCCAGGCCCTAGAAGCCAGCCGCGAGAATGCCAGGCGCAACGGCGTTGATGAGAGCAAACTGGACCTCTACCTACCCGAGGACGAGCCCGACACCAAAGCGGATGTCATGCTCGCCAACATTCTTGCACAGCCTTTGATTAGCCTGGCACCGCACCTCGCAGCATTGACACGGCCGGGCGGAGACATTGTGTTGTCCGGCATCCTCGCCTATCAGGCACGTGACGTTATGGACGCCTACGAGCCCTGGTTCGTCATGGACGAACCAGAACAGCGTGAAGACTGGATCCGCCTCACAGGACGACGTAACGATAGATGA
- the accC gene encoding acetyl-CoA carboxylase biotin carboxylase subunit: MAMLEKVLIANRGEIALRILRACKELGIKTVAVHSQVDRDLMHVRLADESVCIGPNSPLESYLNIPTIISAAEVTDSVGIHPGYGFLAENADFAEQVEKSGFRFIGPKAETIRLMGNKVSAISAMIKAGVPTVPGSDGPLTDDDERTLKVARKIGYPVMIKAASGGGGRGMQVVHSEAALLKGVQITQSEAQNAFGDPTVYLEKFLEAPRHVEVQVLADMHGNCIHLGDRDCSMQRRNQKVIEEAPAPNVDPESRARTLKACVDACKEIGYVGAGTFEFLYQDGEFYFIEMNTRVQVEHPVSEMVTGVDIVREQLRIASGLPLQYTQDDIRISGHAIECRINAEDPKTFVPSPGKVKHFHAPGGNGIRVDSHLYSGYTVPPFYDSLVAKLITWGDDREIARRRMKNALDELVVEGIKTNQPLHRKLVRDGGFKQVDFTIHYLEKLMRD, encoded by the coding sequence ATGGCCATGTTAGAAAAAGTTCTGATCGCAAACCGGGGTGAAATTGCCCTCCGGATTCTGCGTGCCTGCAAGGAGTTGGGCATTAAAACAGTGGCTGTGCACTCACAGGTCGATCGTGACCTGATGCACGTGCGACTGGCAGACGAATCTGTCTGCATCGGTCCCAACAGCCCGCTGGAAAGCTACCTCAATATTCCGACCATCATCAGTGCCGCTGAAGTCACAGATTCCGTCGGCATTCATCCCGGCTACGGTTTCCTTGCGGAGAATGCGGATTTTGCCGAACAGGTTGAAAAAAGCGGCTTCCGCTTTATCGGCCCGAAAGCGGAGACCATCCGCCTGATGGGCAACAAGGTTTCAGCCATCAGCGCGATGATCAAGGCCGGCGTGCCAACGGTTCCGGGATCCGACGGTCCGCTGACCGATGATGATGAGCGAACGCTGAAAGTTGCCCGCAAGATCGGCTATCCGGTAATGATCAAGGCAGCGTCTGGCGGCGGCGGCCGCGGCATGCAGGTGGTCCATTCGGAAGCAGCTCTGCTCAAAGGCGTGCAAATTACCCAGAGTGAAGCACAAAACGCCTTTGGTGACCCCACCGTATACCTGGAAAAATTCCTCGAGGCTCCCCGCCACGTGGAAGTTCAGGTTCTGGCAGACATGCACGGCAACTGCATTCACCTGGGTGATCGCGACTGCTCCATGCAACGCCGGAATCAGAAGGTGATAGAAGAAGCCCCTGCACCGAACGTCGACCCAGAATCCCGGGCACGAACACTCAAGGCGTGCGTGGACGCCTGCAAGGAAATCGGCTATGTGGGCGCAGGTACCTTCGAGTTTCTCTACCAGGACGGTGAGTTCTACTTCATCGAAATGAACACCCGCGTGCAGGTGGAGCACCCGGTGTCCGAGATGGTCACTGGCGTGGACATCGTGCGCGAGCAGCTTCGTATCGCCAGCGGGTTACCGCTGCAATACACCCAGGACGACATTCGCATTTCCGGGCACGCCATCGAGTGTCGGATCAACGCGGAAGACCCGAAAACCTTCGTGCCCAGTCCTGGCAAGGTGAAGCACTTCCATGCTCCCGGCGGCAACGGCATTCGCGTCGACTCGCACCTTTACAGTGGTTATACAGTCCCGCCATTTTACGATTCCCTGGTGGCAAAACTGATCACCTGGGGAGATGACCGTGAAATCGCAAGGCGGCGCATGAAAAACGCATTGGACGAGCTGGTTGTCGAAGGCATCAAGACCAACCAACCCCTGCACAGAAAACTGGTACGCGATGGTGGCTTCAAGCAGGTAGACTTCACCATCCATTACCTTGAAAAACTGATGCGGGACTGA
- the accB gene encoding acetyl-CoA carboxylase biotin carboxyl carrier protein, with protein MDIRKIKKLIELLEESDVEELEIHEGDDSVRISRRREQAAGTQYVSHYPAPAPQAAPAPEAAAPAQTEASPAAPSGHSVKSPMVGTFYRSPSPTAKAFVEVGQSVKAGDVVCIVEAMKMMNQIEADKSGTVTEILVENGQPVEFDQPLIVIS; from the coding sequence ATGGATATTCGCAAGATCAAGAAACTTATCGAACTTCTCGAAGAGTCCGACGTCGAGGAGCTGGAAATTCATGAGGGCGATGATTCTGTTCGCATCTCACGCCGGCGCGAACAGGCTGCCGGTACTCAGTACGTGAGTCACTATCCGGCTCCCGCACCACAGGCCGCGCCTGCGCCTGAAGCGGCAGCACCGGCACAGACTGAAGCATCTCCGGCAGCGCCAAGCGGCCACTCCGTCAAGTCGCCCATGGTTGGCACCTTCTACCGCTCACCCTCCCCTACCGCAAAAGCCTTTGTTGAGGTCGGTCAATCGGTGAAAGCAGGTGACGTTGTCTGCATCGTGGAAGCGATGAAGATGATGAACCAGATCGAGGCCGACAAGAGCGGCACTGTCACTGAAATTCTGGTCGAGAACGGCCAGCCGGTGGAGTTTGATCAGCCCCTGATCGTCATTTCCTGA
- the aroQ gene encoding type II 3-dehydroquinate dehydratase yields the protein MSTILVLHGPNLNMLGTREPEVYGYETLADIDDRLRQKAADAGHHLLHLQSNAEYELIERVHEAGAEGVDFVIINPAAFTHTSVALRDAMLASGIPFIEVHLSNVHAREPFRHHSYFSDIATGVICGLGSQGYDLALQAALQRIHR from the coding sequence ATGTCGACAATTCTCGTGCTCCATGGCCCCAACCTCAACATGCTTGGCACCCGCGAGCCCGAGGTCTATGGCTACGAGACTCTCGCCGACATTGACGACCGACTCCGACAAAAAGCGGCGGATGCAGGCCACCACCTGTTGCACCTTCAGTCCAATGCTGAATATGAGTTGATCGAGCGGGTTCACGAGGCAGGGGCAGAAGGTGTGGATTTCGTCATCATCAATCCAGCCGCTTTCACCCACACCAGCGTTGCCCTTCGGGATGCCATGCTGGCGTCAGGCATCCCGTTCATCGAAGTGCACCTTTCCAATGTTCATGCGCGGGAACCCTTCCGCCATCACTCCTATTTTTCCGATATCGCAACAGGCGTTATCTGCGGGCTGGGCAGCCAGGGGTATGACCTTGCTCTCCAGGCGGCCCTGCAACGAATTCACCGATAG
- a CDS encoding diguanylate cyclase — protein MNDESQKEKLRQHFARRVTTQARVVLDTWQKIHEDRKMSGAHRSEFKTATDKLVRYAKRFEMASHADAAEKILELMEQWSNGAPLNEALERQIQDAIESLSRSTLRSTDQEGAETPHQFRRTPVYIALANEEMAGRLIRQLEFFGFRASAFTNASELIEACALHKPETILMDVNFGGKANTGIATIEQLQERHDTPIPIIFMSDEDGTIETRLQASRCGGEEFFYPAVDPGQLIEKIETYTHGNTVEPYKVLVLDDSRAQAKYMETVLKKAGMTAHIITDPMQIIHALEEFSPEIIILDMYMPGCTGMEIARVIRQQDRFHSVPIIYLSAEEDVTKQLHAMSLGGDDFLTKPIDPKHLIATIHNRGRRARSLLALMIRDSLTGLYNHTHTLHLLDQEIVRARQKDHPLCFAMIDIDYFKKVNDTFGHPIGDRVLRSLSMFLKQRLRKTDHIGRYGGEEFAIILPNTRPSDARNVLNEIRERFSELQQPAGDREFNVTFSCGVAAWQGDSSQALCERADRALYSSKNAGRNCVMASEE, from the coding sequence ATGAACGACGAGAGCCAGAAAGAAAAACTCAGGCAGCATTTCGCACGACGTGTAACAACCCAGGCCCGGGTTGTTCTGGACACCTGGCAGAAGATTCACGAGGACCGGAAGATGTCCGGCGCCCACCGTAGCGAATTCAAAACCGCCACCGACAAACTGGTGCGCTATGCCAAGCGTTTTGAAATGGCCAGCCACGCAGACGCCGCCGAGAAGATCCTTGAACTCATGGAGCAATGGAGCAATGGAGCTCCACTGAATGAAGCACTAGAGCGACAGATCCAGGACGCCATTGAATCGCTCTCTCGCAGCACTCTCCGAAGCACAGACCAGGAAGGCGCCGAAACACCGCACCAGTTCCGCCGCACACCTGTCTACATTGCGTTGGCCAATGAGGAAATGGCGGGGCGTCTGATACGCCAGCTCGAATTTTTCGGCTTTCGGGCATCCGCTTTTACCAACGCATCGGAGCTCATCGAAGCCTGCGCTCTTCACAAACCCGAAACCATTTTGATGGACGTTAACTTCGGGGGTAAAGCAAACACGGGCATCGCCACAATCGAACAATTACAGGAGCGCCACGACACACCCATCCCCATCATTTTCATGAGCGATGAGGACGGCACCATCGAAACCCGGTTGCAGGCATCGCGGTGTGGTGGTGAGGAGTTCTTCTACCCGGCGGTAGACCCGGGCCAGCTGATCGAGAAGATTGAGACGTACACCCACGGCAATACCGTCGAACCCTATAAAGTCCTGGTGCTGGACGATTCCCGGGCCCAGGCAAAGTACATGGAGACGGTATTGAAAAAGGCCGGCATGACGGCCCATATCATCACCGATCCGATGCAGATCATCCACGCCCTTGAAGAATTCTCGCCCGAAATCATCATCCTGGATATGTACATGCCCGGCTGCACCGGTATGGAAATTGCCCGGGTTATCCGTCAGCAGGACCGGTTCCACAGTGTTCCTATCATTTATCTGTCAGCCGAAGAGGACGTTACCAAACAGCTGCATGCAATGAGCCTTGGTGGTGACGACTTCCTGACCAAGCCCATTGACCCCAAGCACCTCATTGCCACTATCCACAACCGCGGGCGTCGGGCGCGCTCACTGTTGGCACTGATGATCCGCGACAGTCTGACCGGGCTCTACAACCACACACATACCCTGCACCTGCTGGACCAGGAAATTGTGCGGGCGCGGCAGAAGGATCACCCTTTGTGTTTTGCCATGATCGACATTGACTACTTCAAGAAGGTCAACGATACCTTTGGTCACCCCATTGGTGACAGGGTCTTGCGCAGCCTCTCAATGTTTCTTAAACAGCGCCTGCGCAAAACAGACCACATTGGCCGGTACGGCGGCGAAGAGTTCGCCATTATCCTTCCCAACACACGCCCCAGTGATGCACGTAACGTCCTGAACGAAATCCGAGAGCGTTTCTCCGAGCTTCAGCAGCCTGCCGGAGACAGGGAGTTCAATGTCACCTTCAGCTGCGGCGTGGCAGCCTGGCAGGGGGATTCGTCACAGGCTTTGTGTGAGCGCGCAGACCGCGCACTCTATAGCTCCAAGAATGCAGGACGAAACTGCGTTATGGCCTCAGAAGAGTAG
- a CDS encoding EAL domain-containing protein, producing MAGTHASTKHKQRGVATLRTILLLFTGGLLVLILIAGFITSFGYFRDYVAGQLAGHARDGATAVGLSLSNAIDARDPVAAASLIDAVFDSGRYLSVKYLNHKGGEVAGRSMALSDIRVPPWFRSIANLKLHVAEAEVVRGWSRLGKVQVVSHPGRAYEDLWRITVGLVASTAIIGGVGLFALFLLLRRTLRPLDELEQQAQAVGQRDFRRRVTVRSTRELNQVTAAMNQMADDLGQLFDGQAKLIQHLRRLNNEDSVTGLLTRNAFDQRLKVEVESEEKAAPGVVIMVQLSNFAGFNQAYGRSEANRLLLRIAGVVHSFLETHAGSFASRPTGAEFTIFVPGAMPADAGVWCRELVVEMDGVYADMAAPMDTAVHAGMARTREGRGTRDLMAAADEALRQAQAGEESACHLADAEKEGHHDLETWRMIISQAIRDQSISLWLQPMVSEEQAVPVYHQVFSRIDNVEGSLKAGVFVPMAERFGLIADIDRLLVQRVLARLAEVPDQPLAVSLGSASVASESFRNDVLGMLEQAGPNARQLWIGIAEQAIHHHRTAVRLFVRELGRLGVPVLVDRFGVGGVPFSYLRNLRFQALRIDNSFIHDVDTHEDNRFYLESVLAIAHSRGVKVFATGVETAAEYSVLSKLGIDGAMGYHLGRPFAADNQLTGD from the coding sequence ATGGCAGGGACGCACGCCAGTACAAAGCACAAACAGAGGGGGGTAGCCACTCTGCGAACCATACTTCTGCTGTTTACCGGTGGTTTGCTGGTGCTGATCCTGATCGCTGGCTTTATTACGAGCTTTGGCTACTTTCGTGACTATGTTGCCGGGCAACTTGCGGGGCATGCCCGTGATGGTGCCACCGCCGTTGGTTTGTCTCTTTCGAATGCCATTGATGCCCGAGATCCTGTTGCCGCTGCGTCCCTGATCGACGCGGTGTTCGACAGTGGTCGTTACCTTTCTGTGAAATATCTGAATCATAAAGGGGGTGAAGTCGCGGGCCGCTCGATGGCGCTCAGCGATATTCGTGTGCCGCCCTGGTTTCGCTCCATTGCGAACCTGAAGCTTCATGTGGCCGAGGCAGAGGTCGTTCGGGGCTGGAGTCGGCTGGGTAAGGTTCAGGTCGTCAGTCATCCCGGACGGGCCTATGAGGACCTGTGGCGAATAACCGTAGGACTGGTTGCCAGTACCGCAATAATCGGGGGCGTCGGTCTGTTTGCATTGTTTCTGTTGCTACGGCGAACCTTGCGCCCCCTTGATGAGTTGGAGCAGCAGGCACAGGCGGTCGGGCAACGGGATTTCCGTCGCCGGGTGACGGTCCGGTCAACCCGGGAGCTGAACCAGGTGACGGCCGCGATGAATCAGATGGCAGATGACCTCGGCCAGCTGTTTGATGGTCAGGCAAAACTGATTCAGCATCTTCGCCGATTGAATAATGAGGATTCCGTGACTGGACTGCTCACCCGAAATGCCTTCGATCAGCGCCTGAAGGTGGAGGTGGAGTCGGAGGAGAAAGCGGCGCCCGGGGTCGTGATAATGGTTCAACTGTCAAATTTCGCGGGGTTCAATCAAGCCTATGGCCGCAGCGAAGCAAACCGCTTGCTGTTGCGTATCGCGGGCGTGGTGCATAGCTTTCTGGAGACACACGCAGGGTCGTTTGCCAGTCGTCCGACGGGGGCGGAATTTACCATCTTTGTGCCTGGTGCAATGCCTGCGGATGCCGGTGTCTGGTGTCGTGAGCTGGTGGTCGAGATGGACGGCGTCTATGCCGATATGGCTGCTCCAATGGATACCGCAGTTCATGCGGGTATGGCGCGCACACGGGAGGGGCGGGGTACACGGGATCTGATGGCAGCCGCGGACGAAGCTTTGCGGCAGGCGCAGGCCGGCGAGGAGTCGGCTTGTCATCTGGCGGACGCAGAAAAAGAGGGGCACCACGACCTGGAAACATGGCGCATGATCATCAGTCAGGCCATCCGGGACCAGTCTATCTCTTTGTGGTTGCAGCCTATGGTCAGCGAGGAGCAAGCGGTTCCGGTTTATCACCAGGTGTTTTCGAGAATTGATAACGTGGAGGGGTCACTGAAGGCGGGCGTGTTCGTGCCCATGGCGGAACGCTTCGGTTTAATAGCGGATATAGACCGGCTGCTTGTCCAGCGGGTGCTGGCGCGTCTGGCCGAGGTGCCTGATCAACCCCTGGCGGTTTCCCTTGGCAGTGCGTCCGTGGCCAGTGAATCTTTCCGAAACGATGTCCTGGGTATGCTGGAGCAAGCTGGTCCGAACGCCCGTCAGCTTTGGATTGGCATAGCGGAACAGGCGATTCACCATCATCGCACGGCGGTGCGGCTGTTTGTCAGGGAGCTTGGGCGTCTCGGAGTGCCGGTATTAGTGGACCGTTTTGGGGTGGGTGGCGTGCCTTTCAGTTATCTCAGGAATCTGCGGTTCCAGGCGTTGCGTATTGATAACAGTTTCATCCACGATGTTGATACTCATGAGGACAACCGCTTCTATCTGGAATCGGTGCTTGCCATTGCTCATAGTCGCGGGGTGAAGGTTTTTGCCACCGGAGTGGAAACCGCGGCGGAATACTCGGTACTCTCGAAACTGGGTATTGACGGGGCCATGGGTTACCATCTTGGTCGGCCATTTGCTGCTGACAACCAATTGACGGGGGATTAG
- a CDS encoding DUF2333 family protein: protein MPGKIRQYFRDRKDDARDYAGGSGVIGKFVLIVLVVYLLVAVILGMYWSSEPETFSVREHTRSVANSMEREPVTGFATTVTMIRIAETLLDKPGGYISNDIFPPGLWLDNMPSWEFGVLVQLRDLSRAMRRDIARSQSQSAEDPDLIIAEPQLHFDSGSWAIPSTEAEYGRGIDALKRYLNRLSNPEQSNAQFFARADNLSNWLADLETRLGSLSRTLGESVGKASVSDAVANVDEDNPLAEETGSIDVKTPWTRIDDVFYEARGSSWALLHIFRAIEVDFRKVLQDKNAMASVKQIIIELEGAQGPMWSPVILNGSGFGIMANHSLTMAAYISRASAAISDMRDLLSRG, encoded by the coding sequence ATGCCAGGCAAAATCAGACAATACTTCAGGGACAGGAAAGACGACGCTCGGGATTATGCCGGTGGTAGCGGTGTGATTGGTAAATTCGTACTGATTGTGTTGGTTGTCTATCTGCTGGTGGCCGTGATTCTGGGTATGTACTGGAGCAGTGAGCCTGAGACCTTCTCGGTAAGAGAGCACACGCGCTCCGTGGCCAATAGTATGGAGCGGGAGCCGGTAACGGGGTTTGCCACCACCGTTACCATGATTCGCATTGCTGAAACCCTTCTGGACAAACCTGGTGGTTACATCTCCAATGATATTTTTCCGCCGGGGCTCTGGCTGGATAATATGCCCAGCTGGGAGTTTGGCGTGCTGGTTCAGCTGCGCGACCTGTCCCGTGCCATGCGCCGCGATATTGCGCGCTCCCAGAGTCAGTCTGCCGAAGATCCGGACCTTATTATCGCCGAGCCGCAGTTACACTTTGATAGCGGTAGCTGGGCGATTCCTTCAACCGAGGCTGAGTACGGCCGCGGTATCGATGCTTTGAAACGTTATCTTAACCGGCTGTCGAATCCGGAGCAGTCCAATGCCCAGTTCTTCGCCCGTGCGGACAACCTGAGCAATTGGCTGGCCGATCTGGAAACCCGACTGGGCAGTCTCTCACGCACCCTGGGCGAAAGCGTTGGCAAGGCTTCTGTATCCGACGCTGTCGCCAATGTTGATGAAGATAATCCTCTTGCAGAAGAAACGGGTTCGATTGACGTAAAAACTCCCTGGACCAGAATTGATGACGTGTTTTACGAGGCCAGGGGCAGCTCCTGGGCGTTGTTGCACATTTTCCGTGCTATCGAAGTGGACTTCCGGAAGGTATTGCAGGACAAGAATGCGATGGCCAGTGTAAAGCAGATCATCATCGAGCTTGAAGGTGCTCAGGGACCGATGTGGAGTCCGGTTATCCTGAATGGCAGTGGTTTCGGAATTATGGCCAATCACTCTCTGACCATGGCGGCCTATATTTCCCGTGCCAGCGCGGCAATCAGCGACATGCGGGATCTTTTGTCCCGGGGTTGA
- the ppa gene encoding inorganic diphosphatase, with protein MQFDNIPAGKNPPEDIYVAIEIPANSSPVKYELDKDMGALLVDRFMATPMFYPANYGFIPHTLADDGDPLDVLVVTPYPIQAGSVIRCRPVGVLNMEDEAGGDAKLVAVPHDKLTTTYHDVKEIDDLPELLRDQIKHFFENYKTLEPGKWVKVQGWDNADAARKAIVESISAYKG; from the coding sequence ATGCAATTCGACAACATTCCCGCAGGCAAGAACCCGCCTGAAGACATCTACGTTGCCATCGAAATCCCGGCCAACAGCTCCCCGGTGAAGTACGAACTGGACAAAGACATGGGCGCCCTGCTGGTAGACCGCTTCATGGCTACACCCATGTTCTACCCAGCCAACTACGGCTTCATCCCGCACACTCTGGCTGATGACGGTGACCCCCTGGACGTGCTGGTTGTGACCCCCTACCCGATCCAGGCTGGCTCTGTGATTCGCTGCCGTCCGGTAGGTGTCCTGAACATGGAAGACGAAGCCGGTGGCGATGCCAAGCTGGTTGCGGTTCCCCATGACAAGCTGACTACCACCTACCACGACGTCAAGGAAATCGACGATCTGCCCGAGCTGCTGCGCGACCAGATCAAGCATTTCTTCGAGAACTACAAGACTCTTGAGCCGGGCAAGTGGGTCAAGGTACAAGGCTGGGACAACGCCGACGCGGCCCGAAAAGCCATCGTGGAGTCAATCAGCGCCTACAAAGGCTGA
- a CDS encoding acyl-CoA dehydrogenase family protein — MSEYFNETHEQVRASARKFIETHVLPHIDDWEEAGEFPRDLYKKAGDAGLLGIGFPEALGGIGEGDIFLKVAVSEELMRSTSGGLVAGLGSLDIGLPPVAKWAKKEIREQIVPPVLRGEKIAALAVTEPGGGSDVANLKTRAVRDGDHYIVNGSKTFITSGMRADHYTVAVRTGGEGHGGISLLLIDRDMPGFSTGKKLRKMGWWASDTAELFFEDCRVPSDRLIGAENAGFIAIMSNFLFERLSLAIMAYMTAQLAYEAALEYTQQRKAFGRNIVGFQVTRHKLVDMATQIDVAREYTYRCAALMQAGKNPIKEVAMAKNFSVEVCEKVTREAVQLFGGMGYMRETVVERLYRDAKILSIGGGTTEIMKELIAKQIKL; from the coding sequence GTGTCCGAATACTTCAATGAAACCCACGAGCAGGTCAGAGCGAGCGCCCGCAAGTTCATCGAAACCCACGTGTTACCTCACATCGACGACTGGGAAGAAGCGGGCGAATTTCCCAGGGATCTCTACAAAAAAGCTGGGGACGCTGGTTTGTTGGGCATCGGCTTTCCCGAAGCATTGGGCGGTATCGGCGAAGGCGACATCTTTCTGAAAGTGGCTGTCTCCGAAGAACTGATGCGCTCCACCTCCGGCGGCCTGGTGGCCGGCCTCGGCTCCCTGGATATCGGACTGCCGCCGGTGGCCAAATGGGCGAAAAAGGAAATCCGCGAACAGATCGTACCGCCAGTTCTACGGGGCGAAAAAATTGCCGCCCTGGCCGTTACCGAACCTGGCGGCGGTTCCGATGTCGCCAACCTGAAAACCCGGGCGGTCCGTGACGGCGACCATTACATCGTCAACGGCAGCAAAACCTTCATCACCAGCGGCATGCGCGCCGACCACTACACCGTCGCCGTACGCACCGGTGGCGAGGGCCACGGCGGTATCAGCCTGTTACTGATCGACCGGGACATGCCCGGATTCTCCACCGGCAAGAAACTGCGAAAAATGGGCTGGTGGGCCAGCGACACCGCCGAGCTTTTCTTCGAGGATTGCCGTGTCCCGTCGGACCGCCTGATCGGCGCCGAAAACGCTGGCTTCATCGCCATCATGAGCAACTTCCTGTTCGAACGCCTCAGCCTGGCAATCATGGCCTACATGACCGCCCAACTCGCCTACGAGGCGGCCCTGGAATACACCCAGCAACGCAAGGCGTTCGGCCGCAACATTGTCGGCTTCCAGGTAACCCGGCACAAGCTGGTGGACATGGCAACCCAGATCGACGTGGCCCGGGAGTACACCTACCGCTGCGCCGCCCTGATGCAGGCCGGCAAGAACCCCATCAAGGAAGTGGCTATGGCCAAGAACTTCTCGGTGGAGGTCTGCGAAAAAGTCACCCGGGAAGCGGTGCAGCTGTTCGGTGGCATGGGGTATATGCGGGAAACCGTTGTCGAACGGCTCTACCGGGACGCCAAAATTCTCTCCATCGGCGGCGGCACAACTGAAATCATGAAAGAACTGATTGCCAAGCAGATAAAACTGTAG
- the rpiA gene encoding ribose-5-phosphate isomerase RpiA gives MTQDELKKTVAKAAIDYIAPRLDSDSIVGVGTGSTANFFIDMLADLKNEFDGAVASSEATADRLKSHGIPVYELNSAGELEFYVDGADETNERLELIKGGGAALTREKIVAAVAKTFICIADDSKMVGILGKFPLPVEVIPMARSHVGREIVKLGGDPVYREGVVTDNGNIIIDVHNMDISQPIRVEERLNNIVGVVTNGLFARRRADLLLLGTKDGVKSISSEGA, from the coding sequence ATGACCCAGGACGAACTGAAAAAAACCGTCGCCAAAGCCGCCATTGATTACATCGCCCCGCGCCTTGATAGCGACAGCATTGTTGGTGTTGGCACCGGGAGCACCGCCAACTTCTTCATCGACATGCTTGCAGACTTGAAAAATGAATTCGACGGCGCAGTCGCCAGTTCCGAAGCCACCGCCGATCGCCTGAAAAGCCACGGCATCCCGGTGTATGAGCTCAACAGTGCCGGTGAACTGGAGTTCTACGTCGATGGCGCCGATGAAACCAACGAACGCCTGGAACTGATCAAGGGTGGCGGCGCCGCACTAACCCGGGAAAAAATCGTGGCGGCGGTCGCCAAGACCTTCATTTGCATCGCCGACGACTCCAAAATGGTAGGTATTCTGGGCAAATTCCCGCTGCCGGTGGAAGTTATCCCCATGGCCCGCAGCCATGTCGGCCGGGAAATCGTGAAACTTGGCGGCGACCCGGTTTACCGGGAAGGTGTCGTGACCGATAACGGCAACATTATTATCGATGTCCACAACATGGATATTTCCCAACCGATCCGGGTGGAAGAGCGGCTCAACAACATTGTCGGCGTGGTCACCAACGGCCTGTTCGCCCGCCGCCGGGCGGACCTGCTGCTGCTGGGAACCAAAGACGGCGTGAAAAGCATCTCGAGCGAAGGCGCCTGA